A segment of the Helicobacter sp. 'house sparrow 1' genome:
TGGTATATCTGAGCGATCTGTAAATAAAATCAAAAAGGTTGCACGAACAATTGCAGACTTAGACTCTAAAGAAAAAATTGAAAAAACACATATTCTTGAAGCATTAAGTTATCGTCGTATTTAAAAGTTTGTTTTAAGATATAAAAAAAAGGGTTTATTTTGAAAAAAATTTATTTAAAAAATGTTGATTGTCCTAGTTGTGCGAGTAAAATAGAGGATGCATTAAGAAAAATTGATGCACAAGTATCTTTAAGTTTTCCATCTTGTGTTTTATCTATTCATACAGATGATCTAGATGCAGTTTATAAGATTATAAAGAGAATTGAACCAAAAGTAGAAATTGATGAGGGGTTAGAAGAAACTTTTTCTCATCAGAAAATCTTTCTTGTACTAATTGGTTTTGCAATCGCTTTGATACTCCAATGGAATGACCTTGATAAACTATCTTATTTCTTTTTGATTTTTAGCTATGTATTTGCTGTCAAACCTGTAATTTTGGGATCAATATCAAGCCTTAAAAATAGAGTTTTTTTTGACGAAAATACATTGATGCTAAGTGCAAGTATTGCTGCTTTTTTTATTCAAGCTTTTACAGAAGCGGTGGCTATTATGGTGTTTTATTCTTTAGGAGAGCACTTGCAGTCTTTTGCAATTTATAGATCAAAAAAGTCTTTCAAGATGTTAATAAACACTATGCCAGATCAAATTAGTGTTGAAAAAGATGGTATTAGAGAAATTAAAAATATAACTGAAGTGCAATTGGGTGAGGTTGCAATATTTAATGCAGGGGAGTTAATAGCTTTAGATGGTGAAGTTCTTAGTGGAGAAGGCAGTCTTGATGTTCAAGCAATTACAGGAGAGAGTCTTCCAGTTGCTGTGACTAAAGGGGATAGGGTTTTGAGTGGAAGTGTAGTTTTAGATACAAGTTTAAAAATACTAATTACACAAACTTATGAAAATAGTTTTATGCTAAAAATGAAAACAATGCTTGAGCAGGCAATTGATAAAAAAACAAGAGCGCAAAGTTTTATTACAAAATTTGCGAGATTTTACACTCCTATTGTTTTTATCTTTGCTGTTTTAGTAAGCATTATACCTCCTTTTCTTGGGTATGGAGATTTTAGAGAATGGCTTTATCGTGCTCTAGTTGTTTTGATGGTGAGTTGTCCTTGTGCCCTTGTTTTAGCTATTCCTCTTGGATATTTTAGTGCAATTGGTTGTGCAAGTAAGAATGGAATCTTGATTAAGAGTGCAGAGTTTTTAGAAAAGCTTAATGAAATTAGTTTGATTATTTTTGATAAAACAGGAACTTTAACTACAGGAAAATTAGAGATAAAATCACTGTATCCTTTTGAGACTTCCCAAGATGAGCTATTAGAAAGTGCTTATATTGGAATGCAAAATTCTAATCATCTTATCGCATCAAGCTTTAAAAGAGAAAAAAAAGAAGAAATACTTGATAGCAGAGAATTTGCTGGTAAGGGTGTAATGGTAAAAATAAAAGATGCAATCATTTTTGCAGGCAATGCAAAATTGATGAAAGAGCAGGGTATTTCTTATCAAGAACCTCGAGATACGGGAATTGTAGTCCATATTGCAAGAAATCAAAAATATCTTGGATATATTCTTTTGAAAGAGGAAATGAGGCAAGAGACATCAAAGGCTGTAGAATTTCTTAAAGCATTGCAAAAGGAGATAATTATTGTTAGTGGAGATACTATCAAAAATGTTCAAGAAATAGCAACGCAATTAGGCATTAAATATTATGCACAAGCTTTACCAGAGGATAAATACCAGATATTGCAGTCCTATCAAAAGAAAAACCCAACAATGTTTGTGGGAGATGGGATTAATGATGCACCTTCCTTAGCACTTGCAGATATAGGTGTAAGTATGGGAATAAGGGGAAGTGATATGAGTAAGCAGGGATCTGATATTTTATTATTGCAAGATGATTTGATGGGGATTCCAAAAATTTTTAAGATTGCAAGGAAGACAAAAGCGATTCTTTGGCAGAATGTTATTCTAGCATTAGGGATTAAATTGGTCTTTATTATATTGGGCATCTTTGGAATAGCAAGTATATGGGAAGCTGTTTTTGGAGATGTTGGTGTCAGTTTGCTTGCGCTATTAAATACATTTAGAATTTTTAAAGTTAATTAAGTTACTTTGTTGTGTTACAATCGATAGTTCTTAGTGAACAAAAATACTTTTGGAGTTAAAATGAGAAATAAAATATTGAAACTATGTTTAATTATGTCTATAGGAGGTTTCTTAAATGCAGATGAAACCTATGATTCTAATCAGATAGCTGATATTTTTTACAGTTTAAATGGGAAGGCTTTGACTTCAAAAGAAAAGAAGATTAATCATTTACATGGATTTTGCGCAGCTGGCACCTTTGAACCTTCAAAAGAGATTATGCAGGATATTGATTTGCCATTTCTGGGTCAAAATCACATTCCAACTCAAGTTCGCTATTCATTAGGTGGTGCTATAAAGAGTGATAAAAGTAAGCCTAGAGGTCTTGCTTTGCACATGATGGGTAATAATGAAACTTGGACAATGGTGATGCTAAACTCTGAGATTAATTTTGCAAAAAATCCCAAGGAATTTGCTGAGTTTTTTCAGATGAAAATACCTGTGAATGGAAAGGTAGATACGCAAAAAATAAAAAAGCTTACACAAGAGGTGGATTCTTATCGTAACTTTGAGGCGTATATGGAAAAAGTAGGTATTAGTTCAAGTGTTTCTAACACAGCTTACTATAGTATACATACTTTTATGTTTAAGGATAAAAAGAGCGGAGAGATGATTCCTGCAAGATGGAAATTTGTTCCATTGAATGGGATAAAATATTTAAGTAAAGAAGAATTGAAACAATTAGGAGATAAATTCTTAGCACAAAAGTTTCAAAAAGAGGTTGCTAAGAAGCCTGTTGAGTATCAGATGTATTTGGTTCTTGCAAACAAGGGAGATATTATTGATGATACAACTGCACTTTGGAAAGGAGAACATAAAGAATTGTTAGTAGGAACCCTTAAAGTTGAGAAGTATGAGGGTGAAGGTTGTAACAATGATGTGTATTTTCCATCTGAACTGCCAAGTGGAGTAGGGGAGCCAAAAGATCCTTTATTTAAAGTGCGCAATGAGACTTATGGGGTTACTTTTGGGAGAAGACAATAATTTATTAGAGCTCTTAGTCATCTAGTTTGGCTAGTAATAGGGATGCTTATCACTGATAGTTTTTAAGGTTTTGAAGAACATTAATTAGTTTAGACTGGAGGTTTTAAGTATTTGAGTTGTAATAATTTTTTAAAGTTGTCTTGTCTGGGATTTTTTTGTTGGGTTAATAGAGAGGTTATATGGATGTAATTCAAGCAATTGTTATGGGAATTGTGGAGGGATTGACAGAATTTTTGCCAGTCTCTTCTACTGGACATATGATATTGGCTGGACATTTTTTAGGAGTTGATCAAGAGAGCGACTTTACTAAGACTTTTGAGATTGCAATACAACTTGGATCTATTCTGGCTGTTGTCTTTGTTTTATATCAGAGGTTTTTGAAGGGCATTAGTGTTTGGCTAAAGCTTCTTGTTGGTTTTGTGCCAACGGGTTTGATTGGTTTTTTTGCCTATAAATACATAAAGAACTTATTTGTTCCCCAGACGGTAGCTTATATGTTGATAATTGGGGGGATTGTATTTTTGTGGGTTGAGTGGAGGAATAAAAGACTTCCTAAAGAAGTAACCCTAAAAAATAGTTTAGATGAGGTGAGTTATAAACAAGCTTTTGTTGTGGGTCTGTGTCAAAGCTTAGCAATGATACCAGGAACTTCAAGGAGTGGTGCTACTATAGTTGCAGGCCTTCTAGTAGGTTTTTCAAGAACTTTAGCAGCTGAGTTTTCTTTTATGCTTGCAATTCCAACTATGTTTGCAGCAACCACTTATGATATCTATAAAAATATGCATATTATGTATTCTCATAATTTATTTTTATTGTTCATAGGGGCTCTAGTTGCTTTTTTTACAGCGCTTGTTAGCATTAAGCTCTTTTTAGGATTTGTAAGTAGATTTAGTTATATACCTTTTGGAATTTATAGAATATTAATTGGGGCTTTAATGCTACTATATTTTTGGAAACTTAATGCGTGAGATTATTCTAGTTAATTCAAGAAAGCATACAGAAGTAAAGACACTTATAGTGAGTGAAATTGCTTTTGTGGATATGTTTGATTCTTTAAGAGAAATTAAGGGAGGGTTTCAGGCTTTAGTTTTTACTTCAAAAAATGCCATTGAATCTTTAGAAAGAAATATTCAAAAATACCCGCAGTTTGCATTTCTTAAAAAAATTCCTTGTTATGTTATTGGACAAAGTAGTGCAAAAGCTTTAGAAAAATATAATTTTAGTGTAGAGTATGTAGGGCAAGATTCTCATGGTTTTGGTTTTGCTAATGAGATTATACCTGCTCTAAAGAAAAAAAGAGTACTCTATTTTAGGGCAAAAAAGATTGTATCAGGCCTTGATGAAATTCTTTTAAATTCCGGTGTCAAATTAAAACAAATTATTGCTTATGAGAATAAAAGAAGTAGTGTAGATAGAACCCTAAAACCACCACCAAAATCAATCCTAATTTTTACATCCCCAAGTCATTATCTTTCTTTTATACAGAATTTTTCTTGGGATGGAAGTTATATTGCAATTGCTATTGGAATGACTACTTTTGGTGTTTTTGATACAAGTATCGAGGCTTTTGTAAGCCCAAGACAAGATATACAAAGCTGTATAGATTTTGCAAATGAAATTGCAATGCGCTTAGCTTAAATCTAAAAAATCCCACAAACAGGTAAATAAAAAAATCTTAAAAGAAGTATGAAAAGATCGCACATTTTTATGTGATTTAAGTTTTCATTGTAAAATAATAGCTTGAATCATCCTAGAGAGGTGATAAGAATTATATTTTAAGGGAGAAATGATGCGCAATAAAGTGGTTAGCATTGCTGTGGCTGGATTGATTTTGACGGGAAGTCTTTATGCAAAGAATCTTGCAGATGTGAATGGAGTAGTGATTACTGAAAAAGATTTTGATATGTTAAAACAACAAATCCCAAATTTTGATTTTGATAAATTAACATCAGAGCAAAAGACAAATTTAATCAATCAAAAAATTAATGAGATTTTAATTGAAGGTGCAGCTAA
Coding sequences within it:
- a CDS encoding heavy metal translocating P-type ATPase gives rise to the protein MKKIYLKNVDCPSCASKIEDALRKIDAQVSLSFPSCVLSIHTDDLDAVYKIIKRIEPKVEIDEGLEETFSHQKIFLVLIGFAIALILQWNDLDKLSYFFLIFSYVFAVKPVILGSISSLKNRVFFDENTLMLSASIAAFFIQAFTEAVAIMVFYSLGEHLQSFAIYRSKKSFKMLINTMPDQISVEKDGIREIKNITEVQLGEVAIFNAGELIALDGEVLSGEGSLDVQAITGESLPVAVTKGDRVLSGSVVLDTSLKILITQTYENSFMLKMKTMLEQAIDKKTRAQSFITKFARFYTPIVFIFAVLVSIIPPFLGYGDFREWLYRALVVLMVSCPCALVLAIPLGYFSAIGCASKNGILIKSAEFLEKLNEISLIIFDKTGTLTTGKLEIKSLYPFETSQDELLESAYIGMQNSNHLIASSFKREKKEEILDSREFAGKGVMVKIKDAIIFAGNAKLMKEQGISYQEPRDTGIVVHIARNQKYLGYILLKEEMRQETSKAVEFLKALQKEIIIVSGDTIKNVQEIATQLGIKYYAQALPEDKYQILQSYQKKNPTMFVGDGINDAPSLALADIGVSMGIRGSDMSKQGSDILLLQDDLMGIPKIFKIARKTKAILWQNVILALGIKLVFIILGIFGIASIWEAVFGDVGVSLLALLNTFRIFKVN
- a CDS encoding catalase, yielding MRNKILKLCLIMSIGGFLNADETYDSNQIADIFYSLNGKALTSKEKKINHLHGFCAAGTFEPSKEIMQDIDLPFLGQNHIPTQVRYSLGGAIKSDKSKPRGLALHMMGNNETWTMVMLNSEINFAKNPKEFAEFFQMKIPVNGKVDTQKIKKLTQEVDSYRNFEAYMEKVGISSSVSNTAYYSIHTFMFKDKKSGEMIPARWKFVPLNGIKYLSKEELKQLGDKFLAQKFQKEVAKKPVEYQMYLVLANKGDIIDDTTALWKGEHKELLVGTLKVEKYEGEGCNNDVYFPSELPSGVGEPKDPLFKVRNETYGVTFGRRQ
- a CDS encoding undecaprenyl-diphosphate phosphatase, whose product is MDVIQAIVMGIVEGLTEFLPVSSTGHMILAGHFLGVDQESDFTKTFEIAIQLGSILAVVFVLYQRFLKGISVWLKLLVGFVPTGLIGFFAYKYIKNLFVPQTVAYMLIIGGIVFLWVEWRNKRLPKEVTLKNSLDEVSYKQAFVVGLCQSLAMIPGTSRSGATIVAGLLVGFSRTLAAEFSFMLAIPTMFAATTYDIYKNMHIMYSHNLFLLFIGALVAFFTALVSIKLFLGFVSRFSYIPFGIYRILIGALMLLYFWKLNA
- a CDS encoding uroporphyrinogen-III synthase — encoded protein: MREIILVNSRKHTEVKTLIVSEIAFVDMFDSLREIKGGFQALVFTSKNAIESLERNIQKYPQFAFLKKIPCYVIGQSSAKALEKYNFSVEYVGQDSHGFGFANEIIPALKKKRVLYFRAKKIVSGLDEILLNSGVKLKQIIAYENKRSSVDRTLKPPPKSILIFTSPSHYLSFIQNFSWDGSYIAIAIGMTTFGVFDTSIEAFVSPRQDIQSCIDFANEIAMRLA